One Euphorbia lathyris chromosome 1, ddEupLath1.1, whole genome shotgun sequence DNA segment encodes these proteins:
- the LOC136204190 gene encoding S-adenosyl-L-methionine:benzoic acid/salicylic acid carboxyl methyltransferase 3-like: protein MKVSEALHMNVGKGETSYAQNSLLQQKVIAMTRPIVEEAMRKLYMNKYPERLYIADMGCSSGPSTFLAVSEIINVVENICGKIGHGSPEYQVFFNDLPGNDFNNIFRFIPSFHEKLKQQFETGIGPCFFAGVPGSFYHRLFPANTLHFVHSSYSLMWLSHVPKKLEGNKGNIYMASSSPASILKAYYNQFQKDFSTFLMCRSKELVSGGCMVLTFLGRRSEDPSSKECCYI, encoded by the exons atgaaagtaaGTGAAGCCCTTCACATGAATGTTGGAAAGGGAGAAACCAGTTATGCTCAGAACTCATTGCTTCAG CAAAAAGTGATAGCAATGACAAGGCCCATAGTTGAGGAAGCAATGAGGAAGCTGTACATGAATAAATATCCTGAGAGGTTATATATAGCAGATATGGGTTGTTCATCAGGACCAAGCACATTCCTTGCTGTTTCAGAGATAATCAATGTAGTAGAGAACATTTGTGGGAAAATAGGTCATGGATCTCCAGAATATCAGGTTTTCTTTAATGatttacctggaaatgatttcAACAACATTTTCAGGTTCATACCAAGCTTCCATGAAAAACTCAAACAACAATTTGAAACTGGAATAGGACCATGTTTCTTCGCTGGAGTACCAGGTTCTTTCTATCACAGACTTTTCCCTGCTAATACCCTTCATTTTGTCCATTCATCCTACAGCCTTATGTGGCTTTCTCAT GTTCCTAAAAAGCTGGAGGGCAATAAAGGGAATATTTATATGGCTAGCAGCAGCCCAGCAAGTATTCTGAAAGCATATTATAACCAATTTCAGAAAGACTTCTCAACATTTTTAATGTGTCGTTCAAAGGAATTGGTATCAGGTGGTTGTATGGTTTTAACTTTTTTGGGCAGAAGAAGTGAAGATCCTTCCAGCAAAGAGTGTTGCTACATTTGA